DNA from Acidobacteriota bacterium:
TGGGAATCGGCGCGAACACCGGCGATGGATCCCGCTACGGCGAGGATCAGCAAAAAGCCTGCGCAGGCGACTGCATGCGGAACACGGCAATCGGGATGTCTCATCTTCAGCCCCCCAGATAAGCCAAAAGCAATCAAGTGCACAATACCCCAAATCCGAATCGTGCACTTCAGTTTTCTCTATCTTCCAGCAAATTCCGGGAACGCTCCTCGATGTCCCGGTTTTTGCAGCGATGGGAAATCACCGCTTCGCTTCGGATCAGGTGTCAGAATTGGTATATAATAAATATACTAAACTACTACGAAGGAGGGGGTGCGATGATGACCATCAAGCCGTCTGCTGCGATCCGTAAGAATTACAAGGAGATATCGGATTTGTGCAAACGCTCGGGAGAGCCGGTGTATCTGACCAAAAACGGTGAAGGCGACCTTGTGGTTATGGATATGGAGACCTATGCGCGCAGGGAAAGCATGCTGCGTTTGCGCGAAAGCCTGCTTGTGGCCGAAGAGAGCCGGTTGCATGGTCCATCGGGGCATTCCGCCGAGGAGGTGTCCGTCATGATGAAGGACGCCGTCCGCGAGGTTTTGAATGCCCGCCGATAGGATTTTCCGGGTGGTTGTCGCCGAGGAAGCTGCACAAATGCTGGTTTCCCATGCCCGGTTTCTGGCCGAGGTCAGCGAAGCCGCCGCTTCGAGGCTGATCGAGGATTTCGAAACCCAGGCCAGATCGCTCGAGCGATTCCCCGAAAGAAACCCCGTTTTGCTTGCACCGTCGCTTGTGCCGGGAAAATACCGCAAGCTTCTGCTCGAGAAGAGGTACTTGCTGATTTACCAGATCAGGGGCTCCGCCGTATACGTGGATGCGGTTGTGGACACCCGCCAGGACTACGGCTGGTTGCTCTAACCCTCCCCGGAATCCGTGATGATGCAGCTTTGATTCGGCAGGGAAATGGGTTCCTCCGGGTTGAGCAGGGCAGGCGGGCATAGCCGGCCCGGGCGCCGGCGGAGGCTACCCCATCGGTCCTTGTGCACATCCCCTGTCCATGGCCGTCATCGGATCGGTCTGGAGCGGTTGGTTGAGAAAACGAACCAGGGGGAGCATGGCCGTAAAGAGCGTGAGCAGGCGTGGGAGGAGTTTCGGCCCCCCGGCGAGCGCCGGCGGCTCGGTGCGGGAGACGTGAAACCGCTTCCGGCGCAGCAGGTCGATCGCGGGGTGGTCGGCGGGATACCCCGCGGGGGGGCGGATCAGGCTCTCCCCCTGAAGCTCCCCGAACAGGCTCCTGAAGTCCCGCCGCCGGGTGATCGCCTGGAGTTCGCGCCAGTGGTCCGCGATATGCCGGCGCAGGAGCCACAGGGTCGGGCCGTCGGGCATGTAGACCCCGCCCGCGATGACGATCTCGGCCGGCTCGAGGTGAAAATAGAGGCAGGCCCCCGTTTTCTTCGGGACTCCCCGCGGGACGAACAGGGCGGCGACGTGCGTTTTATAGGGGCGCCGGTCGGGGCTGAAACGGAGGTCGCGGTGGATGCGGTAGAGGACCCGTTTCGGGTCCACGATCAATTCCGGGGCGAGCGGCTCGAACGCCCGGCCGAGGGCGAGCACCAGGTCCGTCATCGGGGCCTTCACCTTCCGTTCATACACTTCCTTGTGCGCCTGGAACCA
Protein-coding regions in this window:
- a CDS encoding type II toxin-antitoxin system Phd/YefM family antitoxin: MMTIKPSAAIRKNYKEISDLCKRSGEPVYLTKNGEGDLVVMDMETYARRESMLRLRESLLVAEESRLHGPSGHSAEEVSVMMKDAVREVLNARR
- a CDS encoding type II toxin-antitoxin system RelE/ParE family toxin — translated: MPADRIFRVVVAEEAAQMLVSHARFLAEVSEAAASRLIEDFETQARSLERFPERNPVLLAPSLVPGKYRKLLLEKRYLLIYQIRGSAVYVDAVVDTRQDYGWLL
- a CDS encoding DUF2461 domain-containing protein, with the translated sequence MANGFDGFPPETLGFLRQLKRNNNREWFQAHKEVYERKVKAPMTDLVLALGRAFEPLAPELIVDPKRVLYRIHRDLRFSPDRRPYKTHVAALFVPRGVPKKTGACLYFHLEPAEIVIAGGVYMPDGPTLWLLRRHIADHWRELQAITRRRDFRSLFGELQGESLIRPPAGYPADHPAIDLLRRKRFHVSRTEPPALAGGPKLLPRLLTLFTAMLPLVRFLNQPLQTDPMTAMDRGCAQGPMG